GGATACATATGAATGCTCCCCGGTCGAGCTAAAAACCACCTCATCACCTCCATTGAGGTAAATGGTGGAATCTTTAGAATAAATTTTGCCATTGACTTTGACAGAACCATTCTTTCCAGTAATTTCAAGTAATGTAACTGATGGTCCACCCTAGGGATAAACAATAATTGATGCCACAATAGGCATCAAATCAATAAATATCTAAACAGGgagaaatatttttcaaatacaaCAACCAAGGTAACCAGGGAGGCGGCTATTCAATGAATTGGGCAGACAACTTGCATTTTTCTTTTTGGGATTGTTTTATCAACTGATGGATAACTGCCAAATCTCCCTATTGTCACACCCCTAAGGCAAGTACAAGAAAATAACATAACATTTACCTCTGTCTCAATTTGTTTCAGACAACACAAGGATTCACTAACTTCTGGATCACGCACCAACAAGTCACATTGATTACCTTGGCCAACAGTGAAAGTAGGCCTCTCCATAACAACATGCGGATTCTGGATCGTGTTTTGCAGCAAAAGTTCATTAAGAAACTTAATCGAAATAAAGAAATATCattaaattgattaaaaaagCATATGTCTACCTGTGAGCACTGTGAAATAAGTTTTCCCCATGCAACACCGACGTTAGATTTCATTTGACTTTTCTTCCTCCCATTCTCTACCGGCACAATGGAATTTACTTTCTCCATATCAATCACAGTACCTGCATTCAGAGCACACAATTCGTAAAcgaaaaattcaataattcaCCAAAAAAACATCGAGTAAACTCAAGAATTATCAAAAACATCATGAAAAAACTCAATGATTTGCAGAAAAAACATAAAGAAACCATAAAGAAAACCCAAGAACTTGCATAAAAAACTCGTCAAGAAACAGaactagaaaaaataaattcacatGCAGCTCAAAGATCACACCGACGGTCAGCCAAGAAACTAAAGTCTCACTTTCAACTGCCACTTCCGGAGGTTTCTCCTGCTCCACAGCTTCTACCGAATCATTCTTAGATAAAGAAGACGCCTCGGGCAACTGTGCACACAAAAAACCCGCCAGAAATAAAAACCACAGAAACCCgaaatggaaaaataaaaataaaaccaaatcaAACAAAATCCTACACAAGAAAAAATTCAACCTTGGGTCGTTTCCCGACAGGCAACGAAGAAAGTGAAAGACGGCGCTTAGAAGAAGAGCTCCGCCTCGTTTCCACCATTTTTCTGATCTAATCTTTAGACAAACgcctaaaaatttattttcttcagagagaaaaaaatcataaacgaACTGTATCGAAATTATCGCTGGATAACGGTAAAAGGTAGCCTATTTATACATGTTCATgcctaaatatattttatacaaagCTTTGACCTCTTGGTTTCATTtgaagaacaattttttttatggcattaaatataatatataataaaatttgtttgGAGATTAATGAAatctaaatattaaaaaaaataaaaaataattattatatataaaaataaattttgtataaaattcAACTAGACTTAGATAAtaacattttgaaatatttagaaaaataaaatcaagaatatataaagtcctttaaatttttgtagcaaatattttctaaaataaaaaaactcctATAAAAACATCACACGAATCAATTTTATTAAACATATATAGTATCCTActcaattcatgaaaaaatattatttttatatcataaaattactTTTCACTCTAAATATAGATCGAGTTGACATGTATAATGAATATAGATTAACGAGAGCGTCtcacaaaaaatcaaaatttttgtgtgtgtttcaACTTGACATAGAACTCCGATTATAAAAATAGAGGGAATTATGATTAATATACTACTCCGTGTTTTTAAACATATTCATCGTCGATATATTTAAATACATACAATAttactctattttttttaaataaatgatagggttttttaaaaatttgtcatataaaacaaatattacAACGTCCTTGTTAgcaattcaaagaaaaaaaaatcaagaaaacaaacaaaaaaataccTAATCCAAATATTATTTTCCACACACTACCAAACAAAGATTTCATcttcaaaaatataataattttggcTTCAATATTGTTACTCAAACTTCTTGGGATATTCCCTAATTCATGAATCGCATACTTTTTATCCACAAAATACTTGTATTTCAATAATCCTAGCAATGTATTTTACCATAGGAAGTCGTTTTACTAATTTTTGAACCAAAAAACCAGTCATAAAATGCATATTTGTCCCCAGATTACACTCTATCAACAGATTTCACATTAGTTATTTAATAAtacaatttagaaaaaaaaatataatttcatattCTATACATGTTTTATGGTTTAATTGGAAGTAATTAATGATTATAGcggtttaaataatttttatgttactaacaaattttttttgtagtatACAAACAGAGAGCAATAGTCGTTCATGTTAGGAAAGCATTCGAAATATACTTTTTGTAAACAATTAACATATGGTAAAAGGAATCAGACGTTCAATTATTAATGTAAGAAAAGCTACAAACATGTAGCCATAATAACCATTTAATTAACCATGTAATAAAAGGAGCAAATAGACGTTGTTGTCCCTCGCAACTTTTGTATCTATATGGTTTATCCGGTGGAGAGATCGAGCCCTCTAGCTCTCCTTAGTAGCCTTTGGGCACTAGATCCAAGGCGATTTCCGACAAATCTCCCTCGAGGGGAGTCAAagaatgaagaatttttttcagctaaattaaaaataattgacaTAATCTAagatatgaaatattttacaaaaataaaaataattaattcttaGCATAATACtgcatttgaaatatttttttaaagaataatatttcgtcgtttattttcaaattaacatAAAATGTTTATTATTGCCTgacatattcaaaataaatgaataaaaaaaattagaaaagatgttatttaaaatcttaACCAAGAAATTATCCAAAAATcatatcattatatatattagaTAAATACGTAAACAGGAGAATATTCTTACAAAACGAAGTTATGCAGGATacaatgaataaaataaaatgatgacaatataatcatattttacacaaatttcaataaaaaattaatctaTTAATTGATCAAAATAGTATCaatattcattattttttattaatttttaatcagTTTTTCAAAGTAccatgttattattattttataaaattaaattattttatagtttCCATCTAAAAATAACTATTACAATAtcattcaaaacaaaaataaaaatatattttatttgccaaaatattattatagattttttcaatatctaaaaaaaaacaaatattgatttttttattacaggaaaatatatatatatatatatatttcaataaaaaaatcgtAGAGAAAAAATCTCAAACAATAAGCAGCGCCTGCCTGCGGTTGCCATACTCAGTTTTCCCCTCTCAAAAACCCGAAAAACAAAAACCTTATCACAACTCGATCACATTCTTCGCTTCTCAGCTCATCTCCTTCTTTTTTATCCATAAACTCTTCAAATTTCTCATCTTTTAATTCAACCACCTTTCAAATTCTTCgtttttttgttactttttgGCACTCCATGGACTCGAAAGAAGGAAATTTGAATCCCAGCTCGGAGGTTGCTTCAGGTTCTTCTGTTTCTTATGCGTTTCCATCTTCTTACAGTACTGAAAATGAGAATTTACAGAAAAAGAACGATGCTAACAATGATAATGATGAAAATAGTAAGAATATTGGTGGGAGTAGCGTCGATGATGATGAGGAAGAGGGGGGTTATGTGAGTGGGAAAGAGGAGTTTGAAGCGGGTTTGGAGAACCCGGTTTCAGATGGCCCTGATGGGGCAGTGAACGAGGGAGAGTTTATTAGGGAGGGGAATTCTGATGGCCCCTTTGTGGATGCTTCGGGATTATCTGATGAAAAGGTTGGAAATTTACCCGTTTCGGATTATGTCAAAAATGTTAAGGCTGTGGAGGGGAAGGATGCAGCGTTGATTCAAGATTCTGGATCTGTTTCTGCTGCAACCGATGATGTTAATGGTGCTGAGCTTAATGGGGTTGTGAGTTCTGCAGGGAAGGGTGAACTAAAGAGTGGGGGTGAGGTTCAGGATGACAATTCAGGGAAGGAGTCCAAAGAGAAAGGCGAAATTGACAATTTGAGTATTAAAGATGCGGTTTTTTTACCAGAGAATGAGGAGGTTACTGTTGGTCCAACCGAAGAATCGAAGGTGGTGGGTCCTGGTGATGTGAAACTCACATCTGAAGGGGATTCTGTTGTTGATACAATTCAGGTTGATGCTGCAGGTCCTGGAGTTGCTGTAGTTGGAGAGACGGGAGGAAATGGAGATGTAAAAACCATGGAAATGGATGCCCCTGCTTTTGGTCCAATGGAACAATCGAAGGTGGTTGGTCCTGGTGATGTGAAACTCACATCTGAAGGGGATTCTGTTGTTGATATAATTCAGGTTGATGCTGCAGGTCCTGGTGTAGCTGTAGTTGGAGAGAGAGAAGAAAATGGAGATGTAAAAACCAAGGAAATGGATGTAGCTGCTGTTGGACCAATGGAAGAATCGAAGGTGGTTGGTCGTGATGTGAAACTCACATCTGAAGGGGATTCTGTTGTTGATACAATTAAGGTTGATGCTGCAGGTCCTGGAGTCGCTGTAGTTGGAGAGACGGAAGAAAATGGAAATGTAAAAACGAAAGATATGGATGCCTCTGTTGTTGGTCAAATGGAAGTTGGGTCGAACGAGTTTGAACCTGCAACTGAGAATAATGCTGACGCTGAGGAGCGAAAGCCACTGGAACCAGCCCTTGGGTCGAACAAGTTTGAAAAGTTAGGTCAATCAGTTGCTACAGATTTGATTAATGGAGTTCCTGGGGACACAAAAAGCGGGGATTCTGTTGACATAAGCGGGTCTCTGAATGTGGAAAATAGTGCGGAAAAAGAAGAGGAAGGATTTAAGCCTGTTATTGTTTCTGAGGCATTTGAGAAAGGCATCACATCCAACGTTAACTCTGATAGAGAGGTCATGCCTACAAATGAAACTGTGCAGATCAATGGTGAACAAGATTTTGGTGAATCTAAAGCTGTACATTCCCAGGAAATTACAGAATTGGAAGGTGAAGAAGTTGAGCCTGTTGATTCAATGTCAGAAGGTGATACTGATGGTATGATCTTTGGAAGCTCTGAAGCTGCCAGAAAGTACATCGAGGAATTGGAACAAGAATCAGGTGCGGGTTCTCAGGCAGGTGCTGACAGTTCATTTGAGCATTCTCAAAGGGTTGATGGCCAAATTGTTACAGATTCTGAAGAAGATGCTGATACTGATGATGAAGGAGATGGTAAAGGGTTATTTGATTCTGCTGCCTTGGCTGCGCTATTAAAGGCTGCAACCGGTGCTGACCCAGATGGTGGTAGTATTACAATCACATCTCAAGATGGGTCTAGGCTTTTCTCTGTTGAGCGTCCTGTTGGTTTGGGATCTTCACTTCGGTCTTTGAGACCTGTCCCTGCTCCCGCCCCAAGACCAAACCAACCCAATCTTTTCAGTCCTTCTACTTTTACAGGTGGAGGAGAGTCTGAGGCCAACTTGAGTgaagaagagaaaaagaaacTGGAAAACTTACAGAAAATCCGAGTAAAGTTTTTGAGGCTTGTTCATAGATTAGGTGTCTCTCCTGAGGAATCTGTGGCTGCCCAGGTTTTATATCGACTTGCGCTTCTTGGGGGAAGGCAAAACAACCAAACCTTTAGCCTTGAAGCTGCCAAGAGGATTGCATTACAGCTAGAAGAAGACGAAAGAGAGAGCTTGGATTTCTCCATCAACATTCTGGTTCTTGGAAAATCTGGACTGGGGAAAAGTGCTACCATAAATTCAATATTTGGACAGGATATGTCTCCAATTGATGCATTCGAAGTGGGAACAGCATCCGTGAAAGAGATCTCTGGATTTGTTGATGGAGTTCAGGTTCGTGTTGTTGACACACCTGGTCTCAAGTCTTCGGCAATGGAACAGGCTTTCAACCGAAACACGTTGTCTTCTGTAAAGAAGTTCACAAAGAAATGTCCCCCGGATGTCATGCTTTATGTGGATCGGTTAGATGCACAAACTAGAGATCTTAATGACCTCCCACTCCTGAGGACCATCACTAGTGCTCTTGGCCCTTCCATCTGGCGAAGTGCCATTGTCACCCTCACTCATGCTGCTTCAGCTCCACCCGATGGACCTTCTGGCGCGCCTATAAGCTATGAGGTTTTTGTCACTCAAAGATCTCATATTGTTCAGCAGTCGATCGGGCATGCAGTAGGTGATCTACGGATGATGAGTCCGAGTCTGATGAATCCGGTTTCTCTTGTGGAAAACCATCCGTCTTGTCGGAAAAACAGGGATGGCCAAAAAATACTTCCTAATGGTCAGAGTTGGAGACCTCAGTTACTGTTGTTATGCTACGCGATGAAAATTTTATCAGAAGCAAGCACGCTTTCAAAATCTCAAGACCCATTTGACCATCGCAAGATTTTTGGTTTTCGTTCTCGCTCACCACCTCTTCCATACATGCTGTCATCAATGTTGCAGTCTCGTGTACACCCAAAACTTCCATCCGTTCAGGGTGGAGATAGCGTTGATTCTGATGTGGACTTGGATGAGTTATCTGATTCTGAccatgaagaagaagatgagtaTGATCAGCTTCCACCATTTAGGCCTCTCAAGAAAGCTCAGTTGGCCAAGCTCAGTAAGAAACAGCGGAAGGCATACTTTGAAGAGTATGATTACAGAGTTAAACTTCTCCAAAAAAAGCAGTGGAAAGAAGAATTGAGAAGATTGAGAGAGCTTAAAAAGAAAGGTACGGATACTACAACTGGCTTTGGTGTAGAGGATGATAATAATCCAGAAGCCGCAGCTCCTGTGGCAGTTCCCCTACCGGACATGGCTCTGCCACCTTCATTTGATGGTGATAATCCATCTCACCGATACCGCTTCTTGGAACCAACTTCACAGTTTCTTGCACGGCCTGTTCTTGATACTCACGGTTGGGACCATGACTCTGGCTATGATGGTGTCAACCTTGAACACAGCTTAGCTATTGCTAATCGTTTTCCGGCAGTATACACCATTCAAATCACCAAAGACAAGAAAGATTTCAGTGTCAGCTTAGATTCCTCTATTGCAGCCAAGCATGGAGATGATAACAGCATGTCAACCATGGCTGGCTTTGATATTCAGAGTATGGGAAAGCAACTCGCTTATATCATACGGGGCGAAATGAAATTTAATAAGTTTAAGAAGAATAAAGCTGCTGCGGGGATATCTGTGACATTTCTTGGTGATAATGTTGTCCCTGGTGTCAAGGTTGAAGATCAGATTACACTAGGAAGACAATATGTTTTAGTAGGCGGAGCTGGTGCTGTCAGGTCTCAGAATGACACGGCATATGGTGCCAATTTCGAGCTGCAACTCAGGGAGAATGATTATCCGATAGGCCAGGTTCAGTCCACATTTAGCATGTCTATCATCAAATGGAAAGGCGATTTAGCACTCGGTTTCAATACTCTGGCTCAGTTTTCTGTGGGTCGTAACTCGAAGGTGGCGGTTCGAGCTGGAATCAATAACAAGCTCAGTGGTCAGGTCACTGTGAGGACAAGCAGTTCGGAGCATATTTCACTTGCATTAGCAGCCATAATTCCTACTGCCATTTCCATCTACAAAAAACTCTGGGCTGGTACCAATGAGAAGTATTCAATCTATTAGTTTATCATTATATTTTGTAGTTGCATTATTTGTTTTGATTACAAGCACCAAGCAAGACTATGACTTCTACTGTGTCTTCTTTTTGAATAATCATGGCATAATTCCATGTTTGACTCTACTTGGTTTCGTGTTCTCACTTAGATCAATATTTTCCTATGTATTTATCTTTGAGATAGTAAGTGTGTGTTTTACTCTCCGTTTCGAATTTATGCTAAGCTTGCCGTGGGATTCGAGCCTAATTTTGCAGGGCTTCGTTCAATGATTGCCGCTGATGAGTTGTGATGCACAGAATTGGGGAAAGAAAACTTTTCCGCAAGCTTTTactgtattattattattagtattatcaTTTGATAGTTAATTGCGGTTAATTTCGAACTAGTGTGCCGTTAATTTATGTTACTAGATTGATCCAGATGCTTATCCACTGTGTTAGCCGAACGAATGAACGTTGATAGAGGAAGCAGTGAGCACGGCCAACACATTTCCTGTAAGTACGGAGCCATTACTTTAGTTGAGTATTGATGTATTGATTTGGTTTGGTAGGAAAATACCTTGTGCAATAGCGGGAGAAAGGGCCTAAAATCATTGGATAAACTAATAGACTTATCCGAAGTGTTTCTATTTTGCCAAAGAAGGGAGGTATGAAAATGGTAAAGAATGAGAATTCAACTCCAACGCTCACTAGGTGACAAGTTTGTATTGAGTATAGGAAGCTCAATAATGCTACGAGGAAAGATTACTTTTCTCTTCATTTCATTGATCCGATGCTTGGTAAATGGGTTGGATATCAACTTTATTGTTATTTGGATGGATATTCAGAATATAATCAGATTGTTATAGCGACAGAAGACCAAGAGAAGACAACATTAACTTGTCCTTGTATGTTTTTAGGAGGATGTCATTTGGTCTTTACAGAGTATTGGTGAAGAGTAGAACTTATATCTAATTTTGATTCCAATATTTCTATAAAAAATCTAACATCAAACGGTGGAAAGCACACGATGGTTCTATTGCTTCAATAGAGTTATAGGTCTCGCGAACTCTATAAACATCCATGGTatattttccttaaaatcttattcaaaattctCTCTTCCGAATGATAAattctaaatattttatcattcaaTCTGTTGCGTATTTTCTGCTCGCAAGCGCATggttgtcaagttttaatatatggGAGTAGAGTATCGTTCTCACAAGGAGTGTATTAATAAACTTATACCAGTGCTTGCAATTAAAATAGTCACGATTTTATTTAAACGAATCACTTAGCGATTTGGTTTACTGAAAATGAATTAATTGCAAATAGATATTAATCTAATTATTGAATGGAGAAATATCAACAAGAGAAAATATCTAGATGAGTGATTTCACTAAGTTTTCACAATAATTATTCTCGATTgcatttatattcatgaatttcaattatttaatggctaagaacacttaattattttattccctCTTTCCCAAGTGGCGAATAAACTGTATCATTCAAACTTCGATTTAAACATTTctaataaaaatctaagtttaaaTGATATATGCAAACGATGATCTTACCTAGGTCTCGCTAAAGTTATATGTCTTCCGAACGATGTAAACAGTCAATGATGtgtctctaatgatctataatcctagtccctctcccgagttgtagaattaTTCAGACAACAGAAAATTTTTGGCCAATAAATTGTAAGCGATTAAAAGCAAAGAAACACGATTAAACCAAAAGGAATTCAATCACAAAACAGCCGAGTCAAATTATCGTATCAACAAAGCTACATCATCATCTAGAATGGAAAAATTAGTTGATAACGAAATCTaaacaataaacaaaacatgTTCGAAGGTTTAGACATTTCAacacaagaaataaaaaatggtGAAAGATTAGATGGCAAATCAGAAGTGACGTCTCTGTCCCCAGATTCGTCGTTCTTCGTCGTTGCGATCCAGTCTTGCGCTCCAATTCTTCGTTCGTGCGCGTACTCTTGTTCTCTCGTGGTTTCCTCCCATTGCAGGCGATATTACCGGAAGCAAAAAATGTTCTTCAAACAAAAGCACACACTCAAATGGAAGGGCTACAAAGCCATGGCATCCAAAACCCGGTCCGTGACTATTCTGAACTATCACAAATTGGGtttctatattatttttcttcacTTTGACAGTGCCCACCAGTAAAACCGTATGACGGCGCGCCGGTTCATTTCGTAGGCTTTGCTTCCGATTTATTCACCCCAGTATACACTGCCTATATATACGTTAATTTTTGTTATTCAAATAtctaaaaatgtaattttatctacaaataattttgtaaaaaagtGATTATTATACCTTGTTATAGTTTATGAGGCTGTCATAGAACACCATTACCCCGATAACGGGAAAATGATTCAAACACTGAAGTGCCTGATCTTTAGTTAAAATCTTATATGCGCTTATTTTATATCTATCTTCCTGCAACCAAAATAAACaattaaacatatttttaaacatatgtAATTAAGTTACAATTATATCTTACCGTAGGATGAACTTTTGCCACCAAGTTTTTTAATTGTGAGGTTGTGCAACCAGTACTCGCTCGTAGACCATATTTTACAATGTATGCTAAAACATGATCTACCCTTGTACCTCCATGACCTGTCATGTCATTTGGTGGTGTCGGAATTGATAATAGCTTGTGTAAGTTGTCGAAGCATTCGTTGACATCGAAAAAGAACACTCCTCGCCAATTCTTGATAGTTAATCTTAGCATTCGATAAACAGTTTCCGCACATTCTATCGTTGCTATAAACGAACAGGTGGATAAAGGTGTTTGGAATATCGGATCTATTTGATG
This genomic window from Primulina huaijiensis isolate GDHJ02 chromosome 7, ASM1229523v2, whole genome shotgun sequence contains:
- the LOC140980667 gene encoding translocase of chloroplast 159, chloroplastic-like, producing the protein MDSKEGNLNPSSEVASGSSVSYAFPSSYSTENENLQKKNDANNDNDENSKNIGGSSVDDDEEEGGYVSGKEEFEAGLENPVSDGPDGAVNEGEFIREGNSDGPFVDASGLSDEKVGNLPVSDYVKNVKAVEGKDAALIQDSGSVSAATDDVNGAELNGVVSSAGKGELKSGGEVQDDNSGKESKEKGEIDNLSIKDAVFLPENEEVTVGPTEESKVVGPGDVKLTSEGDSVVDTIQVDAAGPGVAVVGETGGNGDVKTMEMDAPAFGPMEQSKVVGPGDVKLTSEGDSVVDIIQVDAAGPGVAVVGEREENGDVKTKEMDVAAVGPMEESKVVGRDVKLTSEGDSVVDTIKVDAAGPGVAVVGETEENGNVKTKDMDASVVGQMEVGSNEFEPATENNADAEERKPLEPALGSNKFEKLGQSVATDLINGVPGDTKSGDSVDISGSLNVENSAEKEEEGFKPVIVSEAFEKGITSNVNSDREVMPTNETVQINGEQDFGESKAVHSQEITELEGEEVEPVDSMSEGDTDGMIFGSSEAARKYIEELEQESGAGSQAGADSSFEHSQRVDGQIVTDSEEDADTDDEGDGKGLFDSAALAALLKAATGADPDGGSITITSQDGSRLFSVERPVGLGSSLRSLRPVPAPAPRPNQPNLFSPSTFTGGGESEANLSEEEKKKLENLQKIRVKFLRLVHRLGVSPEESVAAQVLYRLALLGGRQNNQTFSLEAAKRIALQLEEDERESLDFSINILVLGKSGLGKSATINSIFGQDMSPIDAFEVGTASVKEISGFVDGVQVRVVDTPGLKSSAMEQAFNRNTLSSVKKFTKKCPPDVMLYVDRLDAQTRDLNDLPLLRTITSALGPSIWRSAIVTLTHAASAPPDGPSGAPISYEVFVTQRSHIVQQSIGHAVGDLRMMSPSLMNPVSLVENHPSCRKNRDGQKILPNGQSWRPQLLLLCYAMKILSEASTLSKSQDPFDHRKIFGFRSRSPPLPYMLSSMLQSRVHPKLPSVQGGDSVDSDVDLDELSDSDHEEEDEYDQLPPFRPLKKAQLAKLSKKQRKAYFEEYDYRVKLLQKKQWKEELRRLRELKKKGTDTTTGFGVEDDNNPEAAAPVAVPLPDMALPPSFDGDNPSHRYRFLEPTSQFLARPVLDTHGWDHDSGYDGVNLEHSLAIANRFPAVYTIQITKDKKDFSVSLDSSIAAKHGDDNSMSTMAGFDIQSMGKQLAYIIRGEMKFNKFKKNKAAAGISVTFLGDNVVPGVKVEDQITLGRQYVLVGGAGAVRSQNDTAYGANFELQLRENDYPIGQVQSTFSMSIIKWKGDLALGFNTLAQFSVGRNSKVAVRAGINNKLSGQVTVRTSSSEHISLALAAIIPTAISIYKKLWAGTNEKYSIY